TTATAGCCTCTTCAGGTTGGTTAACATGCAGAAGAAGTATTGGTAGTAATCTGATTTCTTCATGTAATTTgcttattttgttcttttattccTGCAGTGCTTATGGACCCTGCTTTACGTTTTGAGTATGATTTGACTGGTATTTACGAGATTCACAAATATACTTTACGGGTATGTTGAACTGTTACTTTGAGCTATCGAATTCAGTTTAGCTGCTTTCGCATTATCAGTGTTTTGACATGTATTTGATATCAACGCAGGAATATCTGGCTAGATTTAAGGGAATGATACTTACTTGCAATGGACTCGGCATCAGTCACTCCTCATCACCATGGTACCTCCTCTTCAACTCAACCTTCTTCATCCCTTCAACTTAAGGGAATGATATCAACCTTCTGTTTGTTTATCCCTTCTTCatccaaaccgaaccaaaacgtAAATTGCAGGACACAACAATTGGCGGAAGGCAAAAACAACACTACAGATGAGCAAGGTTTCAATCTGCTTTACTCTGTTTACCTGCTAGTACCGATTCTCTTCTTCCACGCTTTTAACTCTCCATCATCAGTAATGAAAATTTTGTCTAACTTATCACCGTTTTAGCAGGATACTGTATGAACTGAAGTAGAAACAGAGCTCTTGCAACCTTTGATCCAAAACTCAAAAGGCATATTATCATCTTCTGCCTCACCAGATGGATATAGCAGTGTACACCTTATGTCAGCCCCATTCGACGATATAACAGCTTTTGCAGGATGTTTGTATGTTTATAAATTTGATGGTATACAGTAAGAAGAAACATTGTCTGGCTAATGTATTAATAAGCTTCACACAAATTGTGGGTTGCCTGTACTGTATTATTATCATTCATGGGTCACACGTAGAGTGAGAGAGTAGATATGAAAGTGAAACAAGAATAAAAGCCTCAACCATGGTTAAGTGTTGTAGGCTTTATAGCTCTGCTTATAACAACAAAATGGATAAGTTgtgttatttgatttgataaaaaaataaaaataaaatttttagtatttgGTATAACGTTGTATAATTtcttgtatgtatatatgtattggaatttattgattgataaaTTATGAAGGTGTtgatctcaaaaacaaaaatcatgaagGTGTCCGAAAGCAACTTTTGTGTTCATCGTCACGTCGTCCATTGAATATGCTCAAAAGTTTCGATATGTCATGCTTTTGTTTTGTACCTTTCTTTATACACCATTGAATGTGCTTCACactctaattttcttttctttcctttgtgattttatatgaaaattattttatcacgTAAAAGCCAGTTTTACACAATAGTTTATTAGGCTCGGTAGATTTGTAAATCGTAACCAAATTGTAGATACATACAAAGTTGTAAAATCGAATTTAAAAACCCTCACCAGTCACCcccattaatatttttgattctttacttataaaatagaaataaaaaatgaaaaagttaaTAAGAAAAACCGCAGATGAATTTACGGTCAGATTCGGATTACTCCACTCAACCAGAGGGCTGCGTCGTGTTAAAAAAGTTGCAAGGAAAAAGTACTTTTGACAAAGTATTTATTAAGCTTTTTAAAAAGTACATTTAAAGTTAAGTTTAAAGAGAATTTTGTCAGGTGAgggtaaaaagaagaagtacgGTGCAATTGTACTACTAGCCACGGAACAAACATccaaaggaagaaaaacaacaCAACTTTTATTAGCTGTTTGTATCTCTCTGTGTGTTTGTCATTGTCTCttcaaatcatcttcttcttctttcatctcttcGTCTTCTATTTGTCAACCAAACCAAGCATTTTACGTgcctttttctttcatttattttgaatGTATATTATAAGGCTTTCTCTATTCTTAAAACACATTCATAAACTAGACTtcgaaaataaaagaagaaattcAATAAATAGAGGATTATATACTTTTGATTGAGCTATCATCCATTCCACATTTCCACCccacaaataattatttatcttttaaaaaagtacggaaataaaaaatgttaattcgggtcttttaaaaaataaattgttttgtttgtaactAAATAAAGGCAACTTGGCTGTAATGTGTGGTGCTGCGTCTACACGTAACCCAAATACACCAACTCCTCACGccaattattgttttatttttgtttttatatgcccaaagaaaataataataacaatttaaaagcataaagttatgtaaaattaaaattttatgtacGAAATAACATATACAAATGTCAAccttatcatattatattatgaatgACGTATATGATACGACGTTTGCTATATTCATTCGTCTATTAGTGAGCCGAGTGGTCCTCCCcctgaatatttttttttattgattttgaaaaaaGCAGAATGTACATATATTTACTTGAAAATTTACAACTTGGGTCGtcatttccttttatttatttaattttacacATAGTAACAActaatttacaaatttgattagtaaatttataatttttcattttatcttgTCATGCAATAAAAAGTTAACTAAATGGCTAGtaaatgtataaaattaaagatttatttataaactaTGATTAACAAGCTAGATAACATTGTCATTTCAATTGCAACAACTggaaaacaatctaaaaaacATACAACATGATTAATgttctaaataattaaaaaatggttattgtataatttaagaaaagaagaataaaataataaagtgaggagataaaaaatgaaaagtcCAGTACTATAAAAACGCGTCATCGGGTTTAACCCACAAAATTTCCTCAGGCCCTAAAAATCAGAGattcctatctctctctctctctcttctccgattctgattctattttctatttttgcttcACCAACCCCACACACGCACACAAATTCTCCGTTTGATCTCTTCTCTAGGCCTAATCAATTTTGTTTACTTTCTCTATTATGGGACACGAAACAATGACGCCGGCGAaacagacaacaacaacaacaacgctTGTGTTCACGTACGGAACTCTTAAGACAGGATTCTCAAACCATGTCCTGATGCAAGATCTGATCCGATCAGGCGACGCTTCTTTCAAAGGTGTTTACAAAACCTTTGACAAATATCCTCTCGTCTGCGGACCTTACAGAGTCCCTTTCCTCCTCAACAAACCTGGATCAGGTCACCACGTGACCGGAGAGCTTTACGCGGTTTCTCCTCGCGGTCTCTCTCGTCTCGACGAGCTCGAAGGGATCAGCCGCGGCCATTACGTCAGGCAGCCGATCCGTCTCTCAGCGACGggtgaggaggaggaagatgaggGAGGAGATCTGGAAACAGAGCCGTCGTTGGTGGAGGCGTATTACGCGCACAAGAGCTACGAGGAAGAGCTGTGGAGGAGGAATCGTGGGAGATCGTTCGGCGCGTATACGGAGAACGAAGCGCGTGGGTACGTGAAACGTAAAGACAGGCCTCAGCATCTTAGCTTCTTGGATCATATCCGCATTTTCGTATCTTCTCCATCtgattgatttctctatttcaattcttccctctctctctctctctctcttttgtttgtttgttttttttcctttctcgggaaaaagaagaaaagaaaaaaacacaaaacacaactaGTTTAGTTTTACAGGGTCCCACCAGTTTGTTTGTCCGTCCGTCGTATCCGTACAACCGGTTTGTTGTTATCGATTTGattagagagagggagagagagacaGATATAGAGGTTTCTGTGATCGTTGGATGTAAAACATACGATTCCATCTTTGAAAATAAATGTAGGTTGTCAATAGAGTTCTTCTCGTATCCAAGATATCTAATCTGTGTATCTGAGTTTTAcagattatataatttgttcgGTAGCAAAATTAAATCGAAATAACCAATAACTAAACATAGTCGGGGATACAAAGCCTACAAATGATTAGCATTTGTATCTTTCTAACTTAACTTGAGTGTCTATGTAAACGTCTCAAGGAGATTCAGGACGCTACGGAATTGTAGTACCTCAATTATTTGccttctttgttttgtcctttttctttttttgtagttCGGCTATTTGCATTTTCATACTATTATATAATGCAGACATTTCACATCGACAAGAAACAACCTGCCGCCATTGTCATGTGACATGATTCATGTAACTAAAATCGGCAGAAAAACGAAAccataacattttttgtttaacaatatTATTAATCAGAAATTTAAGCTAAGTAGACCTTTGCCAACTCCAATGGACAAGTAGCAAGACACTCTAGGGTCAAGATGTTAACTGAACatctaattaagtaattaatctttcatTAAAAGATGTATGAGGTGTACACTACAGTGCTTAGATTCATTATAAAAAAANaaaaaaaaaaaaaaaaaaaaaagattctggTACGACTACTAAAAATCAAAGGCCCAGCCCAAAATTTTGATCGGATAAGGGAGTCTTGAAGCTCAATATTGTCCTACCTAAGGGCCTATACAAGGGGCTTTTGAACTTGCGAGGACGATTGATATGAGACGACGACATAAAACGATTTTCATCACGCGTTTAAGGTTGATTTGAAACATGTATCGTCCACAGTCGAGTAAACGCAGCCATCGCTGGAGAGCTGTTCTATCGCTTGCCTGCCACAGAGACAAACCAGTTCTTGTCGAGAAATTTTTTTCGTTGATATTGTACCTTTATCTAGTAGAGATAGATAGAGACAGGAgggagatagagatagagagatataCCTGACTTGAAGCGGCGGAATCCTGAGGTCACGCGCAATTATATCACAATGAACTCCAGCTTCAGATACACTGATGTAgattcaacatatatataaaaaaaaaaccaaatatcacACTAATGTTAGCTTTTTCGATGAGCGAAAGAGAGGTATGATCCAATGAAAGAAGTTGAGTCTCATATTGCAATACAATTATCACTAACACGAGAACATCATCTTCTGCAATATCACAATTTCAAAAACCAGCAACAAGGCTTATTATATACTTACTTGTGCTAGTTGAATGAGCTTTTcttacaaattaacaaaatttggcTCATAAAGACTTTAGAGGTTAATTTGCTTATTTTATGAACTGAAGTTTGATCATGTGTATACAAAGCTGTACGAATGATATATGACAAGTTAATTGGGGTCATAGTAGATGTACTTACAGGTGCATAGGTTGATTTAGGTAATTCATGACCGTCTGCTTTACACCATGCATTGGATCATTGATTTGGTTCGAGAACTGGAAAAGGTTCTTCAGTAACTTAAGATGGCCACAAAAGAGCTGTAGAATTTGAATTATACATTGGATCTGTCTAATACCTGATTAGATGGACCGGTTTGGTATGGCTTTGCAGAGGTTGGCATTGTTGAATATGGCATTTGGGGCCTAGGAGTAGCAGTAGCCTGAGTAGTAGAGCCACCTTGAGCAACAGAACCACCCTGACATGAGAAGTTCAAAGATGAAGGATAGGCTTAAAATAGCAGTGAAGTTTGAAGATGTGGGACAAAGCTTAAAATAGCGGTGAATGATAGGCTAATATACCTGTACCTTGGTGTTGTACATGTGGACATACATACACTCGGTAAAGTGGTGTACAATTTCATTAAAGTCAGTGACAGGCCTGAAAGCATATTATTAGACTCAAGTAAATATCTTTATGCAGCAAATTCATTTACtttaaacaaagcaaaatagAATATGTAACATTTTGAGCCACTGAGATGATCAAACAGATATTTCAAATCTAGAAAGCCTAATAGGAAATGATTCGCTGACCAAGTATATCATAAACTGATTGAGAAAGTAtgtcaagaaaacaaacctgATTGAGAAAACATTCACAGATCGCTTCCCTTGAAAACTTTTCACGTGTCCATGTAAGCGAACATACATCCCCAGCCTGTAACAGATgtggaaaattcaaatttgtattATAGTTAACCTATACCAAATTAAATAGTCTACAAATGTACTCAGAAGAAACATACCTGACTGCTTCCATTTCTTCAGTTTCTTGACGTTCCTGACACCTGCAGATAGTTATCCACAATAGATTAGCAAGCGATATAGTGGAGCTCTTATGATAGCATTTTCAAATTGAGGTTCTATTAGCATTAGTATATAAGAACTTGCCATCTGACACAATCAACCCAGCCGGTAccgtcatcaacaacaaaatcgACCTGAGTGATTCTGTTCTCCATTCTAGAAATTCGTCCAACGATTGCAACCTATACACAGATAACAACAATATAGTTACAGTGTTAATAAACACATCAGCAAATAAGTTAAAccgcagaggaagaagaagaaaaaagagctTACAGTGTTAATATCAACACCATCTACAGAGAAATTTGATTCACCATTGGTTGTTGCGCTACTCAATTGCTTCAGTGTCAGGGGAAGCAAGGTACGTACATCACGGTTCTGCAAAAAACAGTGGTGAAAACTCATATATTGATGAATTGCTAAAGTAAAAAATGCTGCACAGCATATGATGTCTATAACACCAGATTCACTACTCGAGATAAACATAATTTGTATTGACATGTATAGTAGATCTATGATAAGATGCAAAAATCACGAAATCAACATCATTCCCATAGCAGGGGAACGAAAAGCACGGGGTAATAGACTTGGATTGAAAAAAACGCGGAAAGGATTGATCGAATTCGTCAGATTGAGAAGttaatcagagagagagagtgaggaaACAAACCTTGAGGGACGAAGAGGAGTCATTCCCTTGCGTAGTCGACTGAGAAGGCATGAAACCGCCGCCGGCAAAAGCGGCGTTGCCGTCAAACTCGCCTCCGTACATGTTTTTCAACTCGTTTGTTTGAAGTCGATTCGAAACCCTAATGGAACGCTCGTCGCCTCGCTTCAACGGAAGTGTGATTTTAATTCTTCGATCTTCACCGCTTTCTGGAAAATTCACTCGGtgagtttttaataataaattttacctAGTAAATTTTCGTATCTTCTAATAATATCTACAATTGCAAATTTCAACTTATTTATtgttagtaaaaaaaagaactagtgtaaaaaatatgtatagaaTTCCCGCCAAAAATGTCTCTCATTTTCCCGCGACCACATTTTGAAgtttccaagtttttttttttttcaaaagcatttttttttttttttttacatctgcaatatttattaatttgaaaccGATAATACAAAAAGCATTTTTTATGTCTAATAATCcgaaataatcatttttttttcctataataAACAGGTAATTAAATGGCAGAAGCCAGGTCAGCACTACTTTATAATTATAGAGGCACATGGATTTTAAAGTACAGTCCTTTTTAATCTTGCGGTTAATTAATGGACCTTAAGACATAATGGCCCACTGGGctcaataacatttttttgtcgATTGGTAGCTAGCTAATAAGAAGATTCAAACAAGACattgatgaaaatatttttttgggaaggtaaaaaaatttggttgactgcaattgtaaagaaaaaaaaaggtttggttatcaatcaaatatattttgaaaatttgattgaGTATACTATTATCATTATGATTACAGTTGCGAAGAAATTGGTTATGTTTTCATCATTATctttttgacatattttatcATAGCCATCAATCACCACAAAATTTCTATTGTCGCattgctaaaaaaaaactttggtttatgattgggtgacagaaacaaacaaatcatcttAAAGGAACGATATTTTTTGGCTAATAATAAGTCTTTTTAATTCCTCCCTATTTATGCTGATGATAATTCAATAATCGGTAATATTTTCTACTACTAgtagtatattttggtttatacgATAGATAGCTTAGTCGTTATTTGTTTGCGTTGATCACGTAGGATCGGAAAACGAAtcggatttttttgtttgtttatttattaattttctaaataatataCACTGTGTATTTGCTTTTTATCGCTTTTTTTGGGGAGGAGTGTGGCCACTCTTGAGACTTCGCCAACTTCTATAATTCATTTTACGTTACTACTAGTGTTAGTTCATCTGATGATCCTCACATcattgtctctctctttctctttttcatctCTACGCAAAAAATGGAAACTCAGTTtgaacaaatttgatttttttccagGTTCAAAACAAGATTCAGACAGTTTTAGTAGTGTTTTGTCTCCAATTCTCTCATAGTTCCTTCATCCGCCTCTAATGTAATTTACATCTCATTGCATTATTGATCCCACAGCGATTACGGAGACTGTGTGACTATGGCTTCTTCTAAGATTAAGTAAGCGTTTTTCTTATTCCTAAGTTTCAGTAATCCCGTCGGTGGAATATTCCGTCGATTCCAATTCCGATctggttttatttttcttgttcgtTGGTTTTGGGGGTAGatctgatttatatatataggtatgggtttagggtttaatctCCTGATTTTTAGGGGATATAGATATAGTAGTATTATTCTGTAGCACATGACATGATCGATCAGTATTATTTATTTCGTCTGATCATCCTCTCGTTTCTCTCTACTTCTTTTAATCTTATTATTAAATACAATGGTCATGTCGTGTTCTTATTAATgtgttgtcttcttctgttAGTTCTAGTTTCAATCCAGATGATACATATGTCTTTTACTGCAACACATTGGTGAATTTGTGATTCTTGTGTAGTTAAAAGCATATATGTCTGTTACTGTGACTGTGACTGTTTGTATAAGTTCATATTAGAGAATTGCCCACTCTGGAAGTTGTTATGTAATCAATTTTTCATGTGTCtccttttgcttttgcttgATGAcactttgttgttgttgtttttctgAAGCAGGACTGGTTTATCTGAAACTCCTTTGGGAAAATCATCTCTACGAGTAGGTAAACTGACTCGGTTGGTGACTAAGTCTGAGACTAACTCTCCTTCACCTACTCAACAGTCACGGCATTCCCTCGAGCGCTCTTCTTCTAACTCAAAGCCTTCTTCTACTGAAAAGAGGTCGCCCAAAGTTTCAACCCCACCAGAAGTAATCATCTCAATACTTGTATCTTTTTCGATATCTTTAATTTTGAAGAAgccttttttttagttgttgttgttaacttgtgtttgtgttGATTGTTTGCAGAAAACTCAGATACGGGCTGTGAAAGGATCAGAATCATCACAACCTCGTTCAGTTCAAATCAAGGAAGATTTGAGAAAAGCAAATGAGCTGATAGCATCGCTCGAGATTGAAAAAGCTAAAGCACTTGATGAACTTAAAGAAGCGGGGGAAGAGGCTGAAGAGGCGTCCAGGAAACTAGATGAGGCTTTAAAAACTCAGAAAAGGGTCCAAGAGAAGTTTGAAATTGAGAAATTTGAGGCTGTTGAGGCGGGTATAGAGGCGGTtcagaggaaagaagaagaatggaagaAAGAACTCGAAAACGTCAAGAGCCAGCATGCTTCGGATTCAGCTGCTCTTCTTTTGGTAACACAGGAGCTGGAGAATGCCAATCAAGAATTGGCTGCTGCTAATGATGCCAAGAGTAAGGTTTTGAGTCAAGCAGATGATGCTAGTAAGTTGGCTGCAATTCATGCAGAGAAAGTGGAAATCTTGTCGTCAGAGTTAATAAGATTGAAGGCTTTGCTTGATTCAACACGAGAGAAGGAAACCATATCCAAGAATGAGATTGCTTCAAAACTAGGAGCGGAAATAGTGGTTCTAGAAAGAGAGCTTGAGAAAGCGAGACGTTTTGAAGCAAGGGTCGAGGAACTTGAGATGATCATTGAGCAGCTTAATGTTGATTTAGAAGCTGCTAAGATAGCAGAAACTTATGCGCATGGCTCTGCTGATGAATGGCAAAACAAAGGGAAGGAATTGGAGAAACGGTTGAAAGAAGCTTACATGCTGGAGAGATCTGCCTCGGTATCTCTGGTATCTGTGACAAAGCGGCTGGAAGGAAGCAATAGTAGATTGCACGATATGgaatttgagatttttggtCTTAAAAGGAAAATTGAGTTATTGGAGATGGCTGTTGCTAGACAAAAGGTTGATCTTGAGAAATCTGAACAGAGGCTAGGTAttgcagaagaagaattatctaagattgagaaagAAGCAGAGAAACTGAAGAATGAGCTTGAAACTCTGAATGAAGAGAAAAATCAAGCTTTAAAGAAGGAGCAAGATGCTACTTCAAGTGTTCAAAGGCTCTTGGAAGAGAAAAACAAGATCTTGTCAGAACTGGAGAGCtcaaaggaggaagaggagaagagtaAGAAAGCAATGGAGAGTTTAGCTTCAGCATTGCACGAAGTGTCGAGTGAATCACGTgagttgaaagagaaattgTTGAGTCAGGGTGATCAGGATTATGAAACACAGATAGAAGATCTGAAGTTGGTCATTAAAGCAACGAACAAGAAGTATGAGAATATGCTTGACGAGGCGAGACATGAGATCGATGTTCTTGTCAATGCGGTAGAACAAACCAAGAAACAGTTTGAGAGCGCAATGGTAGACTGGGAGATGAGAGAAGCCGGTTTGGTGAATCACGTGAAGGAATTTGATGAAGAAGTTTCGTCAATGGGGAAAGAAATGAATAGGTTGGGTAATTTGGTTAAAAGGACTAAGGAAGAagctgatgcagcatgggaaaaAGAATCTCAAATGAGAGATAGTCTTAAAGAAGTGGAAGATGAGGTGATTTATCTTCAGGAAACTCTCAGGGAAGCGAAAGGTGAAACCTTGAAACTAAAGGGGAAAATGTTGGATAAAGAAACTGAGTTTCAAAGCATTGTTCATGAGAACGATGAACTCAGAGTGAAACATGATGATTCTctgaagaagatcaaggagttaTCTAAGTTACTCGAGGAAGCATTGGCTAAGAAATATACAG
The Camelina sativa cultivar DH55 chromosome 15, Cs, whole genome shotgun sequence DNA segment above includes these coding regions:
- the LOC104744379 gene encoding replication protein A 32 kDa subunit B-like isoform X2; the encoded protein is MYGGEFDGNAAFAGGGFMPSQSTTQGNDSSSSLKNRDVRTLLPLTLKQLSSATTNGESNFSVDGVDINTVAIVGRISRMENRITQVDFVVDDGTGWVDCVRWCQERQETEEMEAVRLGMYVRLHGHVKSFQGKRSVNVFSIRPVTDFNEIVHHFTECMYVHMYNTKGGSVAQGGSTTQATATPRPQMPYSTMPTSAKPYQTGPSNQFSNQINDPMHGVKQTVMNYLNQPMHLVSEAGVHCDIIARDLRIPPLQVRQAIEQLSSDGCVYSTVDDTCFKSTLNA
- the LOC104744377 gene encoding WEB family protein At3g02930, chloroplastic-like isoform X2; this translates as MASSKIKTGLSETPLGKSSLRVGKLTRLVTKSETNSPSPTQQSRHSLERSSSNSKPSSTEKRSPKVSTPPEKTQIRAVKGSESSQPRSVQIKEDLRKANELIASLEIEKAKALDELKEAGEEAEEASRKLDEALKTQKRVQEKFEIEKFEAVEAGIEAVQRKEEEWKKELENVKSQHASDSAALLLVTQELENANQELAAANDAKSKVLSQADDASKLAAIHAEKVEILSSELIRLKALLDSTREKETISKNEIASKLGAEIVVLERELEKARRFEARVEELEMIIEQLNVDLEAAKIAETYAHGSADEWQNKGKELEKRLKEAYMLERSASVSLVSVTKRLEGSNSRLHDMEFEIFGLKRKIELLEMAVARQKVDLEKSEQRLGIAEEELSKIEKEAEKLKNELETLNEEKNQALKKEQDATSSVQRLLEEKNKILSELESSKEEEEKSKKAMESLASALHEVSSESRELKEKLLSQGDQDYETQIEDLKLVIKATNKKYENMLDEARHEIDVLVNAVEQTKKQFESAMVDWEMREAGLVNHVKEFDEEVSSMGKEMNRLGNLVKRTKEEADAAWEKESQMRDSLKEVEDEVIYLQETLREAKGETLKLKGKMLDKETEFQSIVHENDELRVKHDDSLKKIKELSKLLEEALAKKYTEENSELSESEKDYDLLPTVVEFSEENGHRSAEEKSSKVKTLDGMNMKLEKDAEKKEKKEHSPDDATVEEMWESCQIEKKEGFHKEKPEQESAKYEEEDSNMIDQSEKTSPVNGLTGEDELVKEKDKKKKKTLFGKVGNLLKKKGPTNQK
- the LOC104744375 gene encoding uncharacterized protein LOC104744375 isoform X1 translates to MEDNNPPKDYYKILEVDYDATEEMIKLNYRKLALKWHPDKHNGDTVATSRFQEINEAYNVLMDPALRFEYDLTGIYEIHKYTLREYLARFKGMILTCNGLGISHSSSPWTQQLAEGKNNTTDEQAGYCMN
- the LOC104744376 gene encoding putative gamma-glutamylcyclotransferase At3g02910 encodes the protein MGHETMTPAKQTTTTTTLVFTYGTLKTGFSNHVLMQDLIRSGDASFKGVYKTFDKYPLVCGPYRVPFLLNKPGSGHHVTGELYAVSPRGLSRLDELEGISRGHYVRQPIRLSATGEEEEDEGGDLETEPSLVEAYYAHKSYEEELWRRNRGRSFGAYTENEARGYVKRKDRPQHLSFLDHIRIFVSSPSD
- the LOC104744377 gene encoding WEB family protein At3g02930, chloroplastic-like isoform X1, translating into MASSKINRTGLSETPLGKSSLRVGKLTRLVTKSETNSPSPTQQSRHSLERSSSNSKPSSTEKRSPKVSTPPEKTQIRAVKGSESSQPRSVQIKEDLRKANELIASLEIEKAKALDELKEAGEEAEEASRKLDEALKTQKRVQEKFEIEKFEAVEAGIEAVQRKEEEWKKELENVKSQHASDSAALLLVTQELENANQELAAANDAKSKVLSQADDASKLAAIHAEKVEILSSELIRLKALLDSTREKETISKNEIASKLGAEIVVLERELEKARRFEARVEELEMIIEQLNVDLEAAKIAETYAHGSADEWQNKGKELEKRLKEAYMLERSASVSLVSVTKRLEGSNSRLHDMEFEIFGLKRKIELLEMAVARQKVDLEKSEQRLGIAEEELSKIEKEAEKLKNELETLNEEKNQALKKEQDATSSVQRLLEEKNKILSELESSKEEEEKSKKAMESLASALHEVSSESRELKEKLLSQGDQDYETQIEDLKLVIKATNKKYENMLDEARHEIDVLVNAVEQTKKQFESAMVDWEMREAGLVNHVKEFDEEVSSMGKEMNRLGNLVKRTKEEADAAWEKESQMRDSLKEVEDEVIYLQETLREAKGETLKLKGKMLDKETEFQSIVHENDELRVKHDDSLKKIKELSKLLEEALAKKYTEENSELSESEKDYDLLPTVVEFSEENGHRSAEEKSSKVKTLDGMNMKLEKDAEKKEKKEHSPDDATVEEMWESCQIEKKEGFHKEKPEQESAKYEEEDSNMIDQSEKTSPVNGLTGEDELVKEKDKKKKKTLFGKVGNLLKKKGPTNQK
- the LOC104744379 gene encoding replication protein A 32 kDa subunit B-like isoform X1, which produces MYGGEFDGNAAFAGGGFMPSQSTTQGNDSSSSLKNRDVRTLLPLTLKQLSSATTNGESNFSVDGVDINTVAIVGRISRMENRITQVDFVVDDGTGWVDCVRWCQERQETEEMEAVRLGMYVRLHGHVKSFQGKRSVNVFSIRPVTDFNEIVHHFTECMYVHMYNTKVQGGSVAQGGSTTQATATPRPQMPYSTMPTSAKPYQTGPSNQFSNQINDPMHGVKQTVMNYLNQPMHLVSEAGVHCDIIARDLRIPPLQVRQAIEQLSSDGCVYSTVDDTCFKSTLNA
- the LOC104744375 gene encoding uncharacterized protein LOC104744375 isoform X2, coding for MEDNNPPKDYYKILEVDYDATEEMIKLNYRKLALKWHPDKHNGDTVATSRFQEINEAYNVLMDPALRFEYDLTGIYEIHKYTLREYLARFKGMILTCNGLGISHSSSPWTQQLAEGKNNTTDEQGYCMN